Below is a genomic region from Eupeodes corollae chromosome 1, idEupCoro1.1, whole genome shotgun sequence.
GCAGCCAAAGGACATAAAGTCAGTGCAATTACAGCATTTCCGCATAacgaacaaattgaaaattatgaagaaattcCAATACCAAAAGTCTTAGAGAGCTTTGAAGGTCTGTAtataacatacaaattaaaacatagaaaacattgcacACACAATTTAATAATGTCATAACTTGCTAgtgataaattatttaacaaataattattcATTTAAACAACTTTACCATACATGTTGccctacattttttaaaatttaaaaaagaactattAAGGTTGCGAAAGTCTATTAactacaagttttcaaaattttcagatGTACTTAAGGATATCGAAAAACCTGGGGGGAAATCTCTACTGCAGTATTACAACAGCATCATGACCACAGGGTCAACTTTATCTGAAAAAGTTCTGGAACAACCAATAGTTCAAAGACTTCTAACGAGCAAAAATCGAACGTTCGATTTGATAATTTGCGAAATATATCTGAACGATGCACTTTATGGTCTTGGGCAACATTTTAATGCTCCTCTCATTACCCTATCTCCAATGGGAAGCAGTTTGTTGAGCTCAATTTTAAGTGGAGCACCTATTCCACCATCATTTgtcccaaatattttgcttgGAAGCACTGACCGAATGAACTTTGTAGAACGAGCATTGAATTTGGCAGTTCTTACAGTTGAAAACATCATTTATCAACTTTATTGGTTACCCTACCAATCGAAGGTCTATAATAAGTTTTTCCCCAATGCTAAATTGACTTTTGAAGAAGTCATGATGAACGTTTCACTGATTCTGCTTAACCAACACTTTTCCATAAGTAATCCTGAACCgcttctgcaaaatatggtagaAGTTGGAGGACTTCACATTTCGCGTCAAAAGCAGTTACTTCCATTGGAAATCCAAACATTTCTTGACAAGGCACACGATGGTGCTatttatttttccttgggtACGAATTGCAAAAGTTCAGGACTACGTATGGAGGCGATCGAAGCTATGTTAAGAGTTTTCAGGTCTATGAAGCAAAGAGTTCTCTGGAAGTATGAGAATGCGAGTCTTCCCGGAAAAAGTGACAATGTTCTAATTAGAAATTGGTTCCCACAAAATGATATTTTGGCCCATCCCAATGTTAAATTGTTCATTACACACGGTGGACTTTTAAGTACGACAGAAGCTGTGTACCACGGAAAACCACTGTTGGCGATTCCAGTGCTCATGGACCAGTTTATGAACGTGGCCAGAGCTGTTGAAAAAGGCTATGCAATCAAGCTATCAACTTCACAGCTATCATCAGATGATATATTCAAACGAACTTTGACAGAACTTCTTACTGACCCGAAATATTCTTCTAAAGCCAAACAAATTTCAGCTAGCTATCGAGACCAACCTTTGGAACCTTTGGAAGTTGCAATTTTTTGGGTAGAATACGTGCTGAGGCACAAGGGAGCACCTCAATTGCTTTCGACTGCACTAAACCTAAATTTCTTCCAATATCACAGCTTGGATACTATCGCCGTTGTTTATGGAAGTGTGGTTTTAATATTACTCCTGGTTGGATTTAGCTTAAAGAAATTTGTTAACTGTATCTTCGGCTGTAAAAGGATTTCAAAGAGAAAGACAGAGTGATTTAATAATACTTAtagttataaattaaaagtGAATAAGAACGACAGATtaggtcatttttttttttttttttttattttaagcttgaATTTTGTTCACATAATTTTAGGGTTTGTGTGagttttatttcgaaaactACCCTAGTGATGAACATAAAAACTTTTTGCTTCCGATAACGCATTCTATGGGGGAATCTTGAATATTTAATGATTGATagtcataaaaataaagttgcATAGTGCTGTAAATTACTCGTAGTAAAAGGATGATGGGGACGGAAGCTTTCATTTGAAATGGAAAGGTATATGGTCATAAAAGGACCCTTGACCGTAGGGAATATTGATaagatatatacaaaataaaaccatataTAGGCTATCAGTACACTAAATCTTTACAACTGCTTATTTCTTATGAAACAGGTTAATATAAAActcattaaattataaattatgcaTAAGATTGGCAGAAAAATAGTTGAATATGCATACAcacataggtacatatgtatgtactaaCACAACTATAATAATtcttcctttgtttttttttttattgaattaattgaAGCTTTGACCTCGAAGGtcattttatgttaattttagtaAACATcgattttttaagttattaataaGATTGAATAAGTTGGTCATTAGTCGTGTTTTTTTAGGATTCGATATAAAGTGCAGTGAGAAAATACCAAATACAACAATCCgcagtagttttgtttttatatttgaatgttGATATGAcctaatatttttcagaattatttaAAGCATACATAATTGTGATACAAAAATTTAGCGGAATTCAGGCCAGAATTAACTTAAACTtgataaaaccattttaaagacgatttttaaggaaaatagcaggaaaaattaatattttacttgTTTCCCTATTTTCCATTTTGCAAATCGAACTCGAATGAAATATGAACTGAAGGAAATGGGTTCGTTCGTAGGGTATGGTGTTACAATGTGCAGATCCTTGCTCGTAGCACATGTTCATATACTTGCGGACACTACCTATAGgggattttaatttaccacacattgactggattccatccgaagacgaatcctgccttgaatcCTCTCCTTCTTCACAATTGGTACTATCGCTTTTCTATAAAGTCCTTTTCACTGACTTACAGTAAACAacctgtattaaaaactcaaaaaatcgaatcctcgatttagtcttttcttctaaCGCTATTAATACTTTTGTTCTAGAAtttagatcaggaattactaatattcaTAAATTTCACATAAACGGGCATATTTtagacttaagtaatcaccttactgaacatagtaattcctttgattgcttatataattttgatttcagaagagttaatttccagcagttgtctgaagatttaaccatttttggaattgctgatacattaccattttctaacattgaaaaagcagtttcaacttttaataagatccttaatttttgttctgaaaaaaataaagaaattaagaaatacaaactttagccatccttggaacacgaaagaattgcgtttactgcgtaacaaaagaaataaggcatcgaaaacgtatctcaaaactctgtcttcaatcaacatttttttatgttgaaatcTTTAactaatttaagtctctttctaattttgtttatgcttgttatgttactgatatgggcacctctttgaaagagagtcctaaaaaattttggaattttgtaaactcaaggaaaaaatcagatggctttccagttaacttcacttacaagaagcTTTCGtaagataaaactgttgatatctgtaacgctttcgcaacaaatttccgtgagttctttgttaatagccctgaggaagttgatgaagtatattatcataatcttcactccttttcgcaaactagctgtaatcacatccctgtgctacagagtacggaccttgatcttttatctgcgttgaatgatgactgctcagccggccCGATGGTATTcacccgatagtactaaaaaagtgtagtaatacTTTAGTTGAActccttacgttcttattcaaactttctctaaaaacagtcaaatttcccagtatatggaagaagccATTTCTagcaccaattttcaagaaaggtaacaaggcggatataactaacaacaggcccattgcaaagctttcttgcattcctaaattgtttcaacaagttgtttgtgaaagtgtagcattttttagtaaaaatatcatttccaaacagcaacatggttctgtgaaaaaaagatcaaccgttactaatatcctcacattctcaaacataatGTTCAAACGccttagaacaaggttatgaagttgactgtgtatacactgacttttctaaagcttttgaccaacttagccacggaattattgtatttaaacttATGGCTCTTGgtttttcaccatttttcttagcttggattaaatcataccttgaaaacagatcctatgaggtaaaatttagaaattgtcattctgaaccttttgttgttcaatctggtgttccccaaggaagcCATCTAGTCCCTTTTCTGTctatcctgtctattaacgatgtatcgtcatgtctacgctcaagtgaacttctcatttttgctgacgatatgaagattttcaaaataataaagtccacccatgatcgtattcttttacaagccgacattgatagtttcacattttggtgagGAAAAAATAGCATTTCACTCAACCCTtcaaaatgccagacgataacttttactaaaaaacgaatcgttagcgtatttgattattgtaaatCACAGCAAAAATTTTGCGGCGCCTCcagatttaaagatttaggtgttcatttctattccaacttagagtttacacatcacattaattttattaagttttaaaataaaatttaagagaaaattaaaaaaaaatctatcggtttgtttttgagaaaattacaaatttcggcgactgttagttttgatcttaaaaaaaattaaaaaaacgcctaacgtgaatctgctcaaaaccttaacttccaagtttgaactaaatcgacccaatggtttaggctctACAGCCTCTacgagcgtggacagacagacaagaCAGatcggacggaatcgcgggacccacttttctTTACATCTCTATACCATCTTAATATCATGTTTggttaaaatctcgagttcgaaattttgaacGAGtgaaaaacttgccatatagttcctatgtgtcgcaagtaaaaatttcCCACTtatgtcaatatcttttttctggttcttaaaatatggacgacgaaaaaaagctttccgaacgtacgtatacacacacacaaacatttctcaaaaatttggactAATTTGACGGATCGGACCgagtacaataacttcctatgggaagttaataaattcataaaaggGCATAAAATAagtccccaaaaaaaaaattgaaataagttcaaaactttaagaatgatattttaaatttttatattaaactttGTCAACGAGAAATAAGAGCTAATTATTTAGAGGAATGGGGCCAACTGATTTAAACGAACCATTTTGGTGAGTAAAACATTGAGGTATGTATGCTGGGGGTTTGCTGCACCACATTGTAGGATTTGTGATAGATGCGACGTTTTAAAAAAGTCGTGCGAAACCCCgaggctttttttttaataatttggttGGTTGGAAGTGTTGGCCGGTTACACtcgtgaaattttaaatgacaacaaaaaacgtttcattcaaaatacaaagagaagaactaaaggATTTTCGTCTTGAATTATatacaaacaacaaaaccaacaatCCATTCATAAATGAAATGAGTTTATGTGACTCGCAGATATCTACTAGATAAATAAATACCAAACAACACATTTTTATGATAAGCATAAAATATGCTTGTTAG
It encodes:
- the LOC129939466 gene encoding UDP-glucosyltransferase 2-like, which gives rise to MRNTVFYSYFCIFFAIKIVFHDGYKILGVFPSSSPSHYILGSALLKGLAAKGHKVSAITAFPHNEQIENYEEIPIPKVLESFEDVLKDIEKPGGKSLLQYYNSIMTTGSTLSEKVLEQPIVQRLLTSKNRTFDLIICEIYLNDALYGLGQHFNAPLITLSPMGSSLLSSILSGAPIPPSFVPNILLGSTDRMNFVERALNLAVLTVENIIYQLYWLPYQSKVYNKFFPNAKLTFEEVMMNVSLILLNQHFSISNPEPLLQNMVEVGGLHISRQKQLLPLEIQTFLDKAHDGAIYFSLGTNCKSSGLRMEAIEAMLRVFRSMKQRVLWKYENASLPGKSDNVLIRNWFPQNDILAHPNVKLFITHGGLLSTTEAVYHGKPLLAIPVLMDQFMNVARAVEKGYAIKLSTSQLSSDDIFKRTLTELLTDPKYSSKAKQISASYRDQPLEPLEVAIFWVEYVLRHKGAPQLLSTALNLNFFQYHSLDTIAVVYGSVVLILLLVGFSLKKFVNCIFGCKRISKRKTE